One Deltaproteobacteria bacterium DNA segment encodes these proteins:
- a CDS encoding SNF2-related protein has product MRQLRPGQLIRYLPQPSWGVGDLVEVLEADRQAWASFPGRDEPVLLPSRADVLRPVVLEKGDKVVDDEGRQAEVVAALEVRDDLQYYRVLFADGSKEEVREDRLHAALPPSDMLSHLVAGTGGSAKAFALRRDGLKLDAERRTSALGALFASRVMPLPHQIAVVDRVLGARSPRFILADEVGLGKTIEAGMIYSALKLSGLAHRVLIVAPSHLTVQWLVEFAGKFNSLFTLMDGDRFKRAKAADPKKSPWRENPKIVTSLELLARTPKHIEEVTHRRARWDLVIIDEAHHLKGKQAFEMARKLARNTWGLLLLTATPMHLDPEAYHRMLELIEPDVAPSPSALATRLSRQQQVSQVVRSLEGGGKLAEAREALLELFPDDAHIAGAKKKEQLLEHLARHYSVSASLIRNRRAVVGGFTERRLHRHPVKPSAAEKKGRQAVIDAILGDGSLKGAPRARVLRSLESSTAALAEALTKRELDLDPVQLGLPEVDAKAERFLSLLEELDVGDRRTKVLTFTESRATQDFLEKLLTDRGMRCLTYHGDLGMVERDRRVARFRDEDGPPVLISTEVGGEGRNFQFAHHLICYDLPWSPGAMEQRIGRLDRVGQREPVEIHVLEPEGTLTAFVAELFDRAVGVFAEPVGGLDSVLEKVEQKIGELGVKGEKARAKFLEELAAEVSDARASLREAWDPLLDHRSCDLARVQAIADRAVERFELTEILEEETLPDRFWGLARDLDERLEDTVTLLARQVGLGVDLDENVDAFECAFNFGNRLKVDSLPGLSIAQERRELGTFWRETAVERDEISYFATGHPIVEALFAYLHDGEYGRVAWRRLKGRGKPQRGFHFVFELLPPEPEDTAPGALVASRHLARFMKTWMLEVAVSWGTDGKLKVDADLLSKLERAGDNLRGAQLDAIAPGREKIIPKAAQVAVKEAMKQLAALQDEAEQRIGAEAEERIEQLGHALSFQGVPAETIERQLGALAEHYRDLGDVLEQIDLDLDSVSGFVIGGD; this is encoded by the coding sequence ATGCGACAGCTCCGACCCGGCCAGCTCATCCGCTACCTCCCCCAGCCCTCCTGGGGCGTCGGCGACCTCGTGGAGGTCCTGGAGGCCGACCGCCAGGCCTGGGCGTCCTTCCCCGGCCGCGACGAGCCGGTCCTCCTGCCCTCCCGGGCCGACGTCCTGCGGCCGGTGGTGCTGGAGAAGGGCGACAAGGTGGTGGACGACGAGGGGCGCCAGGCCGAGGTGGTGGCCGCCCTCGAGGTGCGCGACGACCTGCAGTACTACCGGGTGCTCTTCGCCGACGGCAGCAAGGAGGAGGTGCGCGAGGACCGCCTCCACGCCGCCCTGCCCCCCTCGGACATGCTCTCCCACCTGGTGGCCGGCACCGGGGGCAGCGCCAAGGCCTTCGCCCTGCGCCGGGACGGCCTGAAGCTCGACGCCGAGCGGCGGACCAGTGCCCTGGGGGCCCTCTTCGCCTCCCGGGTGATGCCCCTGCCCCACCAGATCGCCGTGGTCGACCGGGTGCTCGGCGCCCGCTCCCCCCGCTTCATCCTGGCCGACGAGGTGGGCCTCGGGAAGACCATCGAGGCCGGGATGATCTACTCGGCCCTCAAGCTCTCGGGCCTGGCCCACCGGGTGCTGATCGTGGCGCCCAGCCACCTCACGGTGCAGTGGCTGGTGGAGTTCGCCGGGAAGTTCAACAGCCTCTTCACCCTCATGGACGGCGATCGCTTCAAGCGGGCGAAGGCCGCCGACCCCAAGAAGAGCCCCTGGCGGGAGAACCCCAAGATCGTCACCAGCCTCGAGCTGCTGGCCCGCACGCCGAAGCACATCGAGGAGGTCACCCACCGGCGGGCGCGCTGGGATCTGGTGATCATCGACGAGGCCCACCACCTCAAGGGCAAGCAGGCCTTCGAGATGGCCCGCAAGCTCGCCCGCAACACCTGGGGCCTGCTCCTGCTCACCGCGACCCCGATGCACCTCGACCCCGAGGCCTACCACCGCATGCTCGAGCTCATCGAGCCGGACGTGGCCCCGAGCCCCTCGGCGCTGGCCACCCGCCTCTCCCGCCAGCAGCAGGTCAGCCAGGTCGTGCGCAGCCTGGAGGGGGGCGGCAAGCTCGCCGAGGCCCGCGAGGCCCTCCTCGAGCTCTTCCCCGACGACGCTCACATCGCCGGGGCGAAGAAGAAGGAGCAGCTCCTCGAGCACCTGGCCCGCCACTACAGCGTCTCGGCCTCCCTCATCCGGAACCGCCGGGCTGTGGTCGGCGGCTTCACCGAGCGCCGCCTCCACCGCCACCCGGTGAAGCCCAGCGCCGCCGAGAAGAAGGGCCGCCAGGCGGTGATCGACGCGATCCTCGGGGACGGCAGCCTCAAGGGCGCCCCCCGGGCGCGGGTGCTGCGCAGCCTCGAGTCCTCCACCGCGGCCCTGGCGGAGGCGCTGACCAAGCGCGAGCTGGACCTCGATCCGGTGCAGCTGGGGCTGCCCGAGGTCGACGCCAAGGCCGAGCGCTTCCTCTCCCTCCTCGAGGAGCTCGACGTCGGCGACCGGCGCACCAAGGTGCTGACCTTCACCGAGAGCCGGGCCACCCAGGACTTCCTGGAGAAGCTCCTGACCGACCGGGGGATGCGCTGCCTGACCTACCACGGCGATCTCGGCATGGTGGAGCGCGACCGCCGCGTTGCCCGCTTCCGCGACGAGGACGGGCCCCCCGTGCTGATCTCCACCGAGGTCGGCGGCGAGGGGCGCAACTTCCAGTTCGCCCACCACCTCATCTGCTACGACCTGCCCTGGAGCCCCGGCGCCATGGAGCAGCGCATCGGCCGCCTCGACCGGGTGGGGCAGCGCGAGCCGGTGGAGATCCACGTCCTCGAGCCCGAGGGCACCCTCACGGCCTTCGTCGCCGAGCTCTTCGACCGGGCGGTGGGGGTCTTCGCCGAGCCGGTGGGTGGCCTCGACTCGGTCCTGGAGAAGGTCGAGCAGAAGATCGGCGAGCTGGGGGTGAAGGGCGAGAAGGCCCGCGCGAAGTTCCTCGAGGAGCTGGCCGCGGAGGTCAGCGACGCCCGCGCCAGCCTGCGGGAGGCCTGGGACCCCCTCCTCGATCACCGCTCCTGCGATCTGGCCCGGGTGCAGGCCATCGCCGACCGGGCCGTCGAGCGCTTCGAGCTGACCGAGATCCTGGAGGAGGAGACCCTCCCCGATCGCTTCTGGGGCCTGGCCCGCGACCTCGACGAGCGCCTCGAGGACACGGTCACCCTGCTGGCGCGGCAGGTGGGGCTCGGGGTGGACCTCGACGAGAACGTCGACGCCTTCGAGTGCGCCTTCAACTTCGGGAACCGCCTGAAGGTCGACTCGCTGCCGGGCCTCTCCATCGCCCAGGAGCGCCGCGAGCTGGGCACCTTCTGGCGGGAGACGGCGGTCGAGCGCGACGAGATCTCCTACTTCGCCACCGGCCACCCGATCGTCGAGGCCCTCTTCGCCTACCTCCACGACGGAGAGTACGGGCGGGTCGCCTGGCGGCGCCTCAAGGGCCGGGGCAAGCCGCAGCGCGGCTTCCACTTCGTCTTCGAGCTCCTGCCCCCCGAGCCGGAGGACACCGCCCCCGGGGCCCTGGTGGCCTCGCGGCACCTCGCCCGCTTCATGAAGACCTGGATGCTGGAGGTCGCGGTGAGCTGGGGGACCGACGGCAAGCTGAAGGTGGACGCGGACCTCCTGTCGAAGCTCGAGCGGGCCGGCGACAACCTGCGGGGCGCCCAGCTCGACGCCATCGCCCCGGGCCGGGAGAAGATCATCCCCAAGGCCGCGCAGGTGGCCGTGAAAGAGGCGATGAAGCAGCTGGCGGCCCTGCAGGACGAGGCCGAGCAGCGGATCGGCGCCGAGGCCGAGGAGCGGATCGAGCAGCTGGGCCACGCCCTCTCCTTCCAGGGGGTGCCCGCCGAGACCATCGAGAGGCAGCTCGGCGCGCTGGCCGAGCACTACCGCGACCTCGGCGACGTCCTCGAGCAGATCGACCTCGACCTCGACTCGGTCAGCGGCTTCGTGATCGGCGGCGACTAG